The DNA window AattatcttttatgtttttgaatttaatttctctttataattaaaattgaaaaagaatataatatgaaacaaaatttgtAAGTACTCACATAtgcagtttgtttttgttttaattttcagaattcaaaattataattCCCTATCACAAGGAAGGACAGAAATAGCAAACAACAAACAGCAGAACCATGACCAGCAATTTTTCCCAACCTGTTGTGCAGCTTTGCTATGAGGATGTGAATGGATCTTGTATTGAAACTCCCTATTCTCCTGGGTCCCGGGTAATTCTGTACACGGCGTTTAGCTTTGGGTCTTTGCTGGCTGTATTTGGAAATCTCTTAGTAATGACTTCTGTTCTTCATTTTAAGCAGCTGCACTCTCCAACCAATTTTCTCATTGCCTCTCTGGCCTGTGCTGACTTCTTGGTAGGTGTGACTGTGATGCTTTTCAGCATGGTCAGGACGGTGGAGAGCTGCTGGTATTTTGGAGCCAAATTTTGTACTCTTCACAGTTGCTGTGATGTGGCATTTTGTTACTCTTCTGTCCTCCACTTGTGCTTCATCTGCATCGACAGGTACATTGTGGTTACTGATCCCCTGGTCTATGCTACCAAGTTCACCGTGTCTGTGTCGGGAATTTGCATCAGCGTGTCCTGGATTCTGCCTCTCACGTACAGCGGTGCTGTGTTCTACACAGGTGTCAATGATGATGGGCTGGAGGAATTAGTAAGTGCTCTCAACTGCGTAGGTGGCTGTCAAATTATTGTAAGTCAAGGCTGGGTGTTGATAGATTTTCTGTTATTCTTCATACCTACCCTTGTTATGATAATTCTTTACAGTAAGATTTTTCTTATAGCTAAACAACAAGCTATAAAAATTGAAACTACTAGTAGCAAAGTAGAATCATCCTCAGAGAGTTATAAAATCAGAGTGGccaagagagagaggaaagcagCTAAAACCCTGGGGGTCACGGtactagcatttgttatttcatGGTTACCGTATACAGTTGATATATTAATTGATGCCTTTATGGGCTTCCTGACCCCTGCCTATATCTATGAAATTTGCTGTTGGAGTGCTTATTATAACTCAGCCATGAATCCTTTGATTTATGCTCTATTTTATCCTTGGTTTAGGAAAGccataaaacttattttaagtgGAGATGTTTTAAAGGCTAGTTCATCAACCATtagtttatttttagaataagtttAAGCACTAAGTtgagaaaattaagaatatttttaaaattatgaatttataaggaaattaaatataagaaacaaataaaacttttcaaaattggAGAAATATATCACTTTTCAAATTAACCAGGAAAAAGGTCACAGGAAGATTAAACTATTAAACTATTGTAAAGATATTGActacattaaataataaatgataaagtgGTTCACACATGTCACTTGTCTCTATGTTTTGTACACATCCT is part of the Homo sapiens chromosome 6, GRCh38.p14 Primary Assembly genome and encodes:
- the TAAR8 gene encoding trace amine-associated receptor 8, whose amino-acid sequence is MTSNFSQPVVQLCYEDVNGSCIETPYSPGSRVILYTAFSFGSLLAVFGNLLVMTSVLHFKQLHSPTNFLIASLACADFLVGVTVMLFSMVRTVESCWYFGAKFCTLHSCCDVAFCYSSVLHLCFICIDRYIVVTDPLVYATKFTVSVSGICISVSWILPLTYSGAVFYTGVNDDGLEELVSALNCVGGCQIIVSQGWVLIDFLLFFIPTLVMIILYSKIFLIAKQQAIKIETTSSKVESSSESYKIRVAKRERKAAKTLGVTVLAFVISWLPYTVDILIDAFMGFLTPAYIYEICCWSAYYNSAMNPLIYALFYPWFRKAIKLILSGDVLKASSSTISLFLE